In Leptospira selangorensis, the following are encoded in one genomic region:
- a CDS encoding LA_3751/LA_3752 family putative glycosyltransferase: protein MSFLSGKFHSKWTRLTFCFLFLLPLLYPFLLKPGEQLYSDHLGKFILGESVGRNGFLSGNLVLPSRGLDPEGNYCPTECIRIGEELISPFPASLGYVYAIFLPWSGIVGVYVVTAILILLSFLFLSSLWDWDPIYLGVLVLASPFLVNGYFFPDVGIASFLFLAGSFRFLRSGPSSSWFRFVSAGFISASSAWFRIESIVFPLSFIFFLSIYKFSNVEERRKILGYSVGFFIGVVLLLGIQYVLYGHPLGPRFSFNQPTMFLPPWKKWEIYTGLLIANPNRLGFFGYTPGFLIVLFFFLYYILFKKNPFKRNISLEVSNRDLFIFSGFGAFLALVVSAPNDGIIDFGSRYLHLSLPAFAGMFLILLENIREKFRKIAKIVLYSILLYSVYISYSYTQILGKYGRKTTKLNAIYLEQKPDLVVVQIRTYSQILGKYFFQTPSVWLMREADIKNFFSKNHPEQFRKILFVQTKASILESLNDADPFLKNRYYASISQSLGPDFKKVWSENKEDVLIFSMERKSKIRE from the coding sequence ATGAGTTTTCTAAGCGGAAAGTTTCACTCTAAATGGACAAGGCTTACGTTTTGTTTTTTGTTCCTTCTCCCTTTATTATATCCGTTCTTATTGAAGCCTGGTGAACAATTATACTCTGATCATTTAGGTAAATTTATATTGGGGGAATCCGTAGGAAGAAACGGATTCCTTTCGGGCAACCTGGTGCTACCTTCTCGAGGTTTGGATCCGGAAGGAAATTATTGCCCGACGGAATGTATCCGTATCGGCGAAGAGTTAATCAGTCCATTTCCTGCCTCATTAGGTTATGTATATGCGATATTCCTTCCTTGGAGCGGGATAGTAGGTGTATACGTCGTAACCGCGATTTTAATACTTCTATCTTTTCTATTTCTTTCTAGTTTATGGGACTGGGATCCTATCTATTTGGGAGTTTTGGTATTAGCCTCTCCGTTTTTGGTGAATGGATATTTTTTCCCGGACGTGGGTATTGCTTCCTTTTTATTTTTAGCGGGAAGTTTTCGATTTTTAAGATCGGGTCCTTCTTCTTCCTGGTTTAGATTTGTGAGTGCAGGTTTTATCTCTGCTTCTTCCGCTTGGTTCAGGATAGAGAGTATCGTATTTCCGCTGTCCTTTATATTTTTCTTAAGCATATACAAGTTTTCTAATGTAGAAGAAAGAAGGAAAATTTTAGGATATTCGGTCGGCTTTTTTATAGGAGTAGTACTTCTACTTGGAATTCAATATGTTCTATATGGACATCCCTTGGGCCCAAGGTTTTCATTTAATCAGCCTACAATGTTCTTACCTCCTTGGAAGAAATGGGAAATTTACACCGGGTTATTGATCGCAAACCCGAATCGACTTGGGTTTTTCGGATATACTCCCGGGTTTTTGATCGTTCTATTCTTCTTTCTATATTATATTTTGTTTAAGAAGAATCCTTTTAAAAGAAATATATCTCTCGAGGTCTCAAATAGGGATCTGTTTATTTTTTCAGGTTTTGGTGCGTTTTTAGCATTGGTGGTTTCTGCGCCGAATGATGGGATCATAGATTTTGGTTCTAGGTATTTGCATTTGAGTTTGCCTGCTTTTGCTGGAATGTTTTTGATCTTACTCGAGAATATAAGAGAGAAGTTTCGCAAGATCGCAAAAATTGTTCTGTATTCGATCCTTCTTTATTCGGTTTACATCAGTTATTCTTATACACAAATCCTGGGAAAATATGGAAGAAAGACCACTAAACTGAATGCGATCTATTTGGAGCAAAAACCTGATCTGGTTGTGGTTCAGATCAGAACATATTCTCAAATTTTAGGTAAATACTTTTTCCAAACTCCTTCCGTATGGCTTATGAGAGAAGCTGATATTAAAAACTTCTTCTCCAAGAATCATCCGGAACAATTTAGAAAAATATTATTCGTTCAAACAAAAGCTTCTATCTTAGAAAGTTTGAATGATGCGGATCCTTTTTTGAAAAATAGATATTATGCGAGTATTTCCCAATCATTGGGTCCTGATTTTAAAAAAGTTTGGTCGGAAAATAAGGAAGACGTTCTGATCTTTTCTATGGAAAGGAAAAGTAAAATCAGGGAATGA
- a CDS encoding polymer-forming cytoskeletal protein gives MKPNLKLIATILFLIAGLGSLHAGDLRKNGSLIGSIDSSGDVRLNGSLVGRFESGGDVRKNGSLIGRIDSNGDIRLNGSLVGSIDSSGDVRKNGSLIGRIDSNGDVRKNGSLIGSAVGIPRAQAAGFFFFFFLNE, from the coding sequence ATGAAACCAAATTTGAAACTCATAGCTACGATCCTCTTTTTAATTGCTGGCTTGGGCTCCTTGCATGCAGGTGATCTGAGAAAGAACGGCTCTCTTATTGGAAGTATCGACTCCAGTGGAGACGTAAGGTTAAACGGTTCTCTCGTGGGAAGATTTGAATCCGGCGGGGATGTTCGGAAAAACGGAAGCCTGATCGGTAGAATCGACTCTAACGGAGACATTCGACTGAACGGTTCACTAGTAGGTTCGATTGATTCCAGCGGAGATGTACGCAAGAACGGAAGTCTGATCGGTCGAATCGATAGTAATGGTGATGTAAGAAAAAATGGCTCCTTGATCGGAAGTGCTGTGGGAATTCCAAGAGCGCAAGCAGCTGGATTCTTTTTCTTCTTCTTTTTAAACGAGTAA
- a CDS encoding AraC family transcriptional regulator — MDTFLAFGAGLSFLLAISEFIRKEKEQKFQDSNFGSKTKSTFYKPIGFFFLSLSIVQFHLYLELSSQLKEQLWFAEIHIPFLFFTGPFAYLYFSRLGGLPAKALNLVHFVPGFAAFLLVLPFVLSDPNSKLEYVNVFPPRNIYFQFLFGLLILGTISNLLYPLLLIGKIRKWKTFVQKEEGRAFSPFLALFYASIFVIFLFVIAQIFFMPLFTVAAAGLTLIVCSVFLSASTSPNLIVSFEKTAREAGYNETRLQGLDVDSVIQKMEELMMDKKLYLDEDLTLPLLSDELKIKTHQLSEILNDKMRIGFREYITGFRLEEASKMLREEPQRSVLAVIYAAGFKSKSAFHKLFQEKYGCSPGEYRLSFSKKP; from the coding sequence ATGGATACGTTTCTGGCATTTGGAGCAGGGCTTTCATTTTTATTAGCCATTTCCGAATTCATTCGAAAAGAGAAAGAGCAGAAATTCCAAGACTCCAATTTCGGATCCAAAACCAAGTCTACGTTTTATAAACCAATCGGCTTCTTCTTCCTGTCTCTTTCTATAGTGCAGTTCCATTTGTATTTGGAATTATCCAGCCAGCTAAAGGAGCAGCTATGGTTTGCGGAAATCCATATCCCTTTTTTATTTTTTACAGGGCCCTTTGCGTATTTGTATTTTAGTAGATTGGGAGGATTACCTGCGAAAGCACTCAATTTGGTACATTTTGTTCCTGGCTTCGCTGCGTTTTTACTAGTTCTACCTTTCGTTCTATCCGATCCGAATTCCAAATTAGAATACGTAAATGTATTTCCTCCTAGAAATATTTATTTCCAGTTCTTGTTTGGGCTTTTGATCTTAGGAACAATCTCCAATTTACTGTATCCTCTTTTACTGATCGGAAAAATCCGCAAATGGAAAACATTCGTCCAAAAAGAAGAAGGTCGAGCATTCTCCCCGTTTCTTGCTCTATTTTACGCGAGTATATTTGTGATCTTCTTGTTTGTGATCGCCCAAATTTTCTTCATGCCTTTGTTCACTGTTGCGGCCGCAGGCCTCACGTTGATCGTATGTTCTGTTTTTTTAAGCGCTTCTACTTCTCCCAATTTGATCGTTTCTTTTGAAAAAACAGCAAGGGAAGCAGGATATAACGAGACTAGACTCCAAGGTCTGGATGTGGATTCGGTCATACAAAAGATGGAAGAACTTATGATGGATAAAAAACTCTATCTGGACGAAGATCTTACTCTTCCGCTTCTTTCGGATGAATTAAAGATCAAGACCCATCAATTATCAGAAATACTGAATGATAAGATGAGGATCGGTTTTAGAGAGTATATTACCGGATTTCGTTTGGAAGAAGCTTCTAAAATGTTAAGAGAAGAACCTCAAAGATCGGTACTTGCAGTGATTTACGCGGCAGGATTCAAATCCAAATCCGCGTTCCATAAATTATTCCAGGAGAAATATGGGTGTTCTCCCGGAGAATATCGTTTATCTTTTTCTAAAAAACCTTAA
- a CDS encoding VOC family protein, with the protein MKYLHAMIRVKDLDQALDFFCNKLGLKETRRHDHPEGRYTLVFLSELDENSPEIELTHNWDQDSAYTSGRNFGHLAFEVDNIYETCANLQAKGVIINRPPRDGRMAFIRSPDLISIELLQKGKSLEIAEPWKSMSNTGEW; encoded by the coding sequence ATGAAATACTTACACGCTATGATCCGAGTAAAAGATCTGGATCAAGCATTGGATTTTTTCTGCAATAAGCTAGGATTAAAAGAAACAAGAAGACATGATCATCCGGAAGGAAGATACACTCTTGTATTCTTATCGGAGTTAGATGAAAATTCTCCTGAAATAGAGCTAACTCATAATTGGGATCAAGATTCCGCTTATACAAGTGGAAGGAATTTCGGTCATCTTGCTTTCGAAGTAGATAATATTTATGAAACCTGTGCGAATCTTCAGGCGAAAGGTGTAATTATCAATCGCCCGCCTAGAGATGGTAGAATGGCTTTTATTAGATCGCCTGATTTAATCTCTATCGAGTTATTACAAAAAGGAAAATCTTTAGAGATCGCAGAGCCTTGGAAAAGTATGAGTAATACCGGAGAATGGTAG
- a CDS encoding LIC10421/LIC12816 family protein, which yields MKINKLTSLLLVVGFLAGSSVFAVSQDTEDRLLEQALVSAAVTKEQKVAVATYLKAIAQQKNERAEELRALAKRSTGGKFLASNAQSEKFLRQAKALEAEAARTQEFLNNL from the coding sequence ATGAAAATCAACAAACTCACTTCTCTTCTATTGGTAGTAGGCTTCTTAGCAGGATCTTCCGTTTTTGCAGTTTCTCAAGATACTGAAGATCGTCTTTTAGAGCAAGCTTTGGTATCCGCAGCGGTTACTAAAGAGCAAAAAGTTGCAGTAGCTACTTACTTGAAAGCAATCGCTCAACAAAAGAACGAAAGAGCTGAAGAGTTAAGAGCATTGGCTAAACGTTCTACTGGTGGAAAATTCCTCGCTAGCAACGCTCAGTCTGAAAAATTCTTAAGACAAGCAAAAGCTCTTGAAGCAGAAGCTGCAAGAACTCAAGAATTTTTAAACAATCTTTAA
- a CDS encoding sugar phosphate nucleotidyltransferase, which yields MDAKKEAVAVVLAAGKGTRMKTELPKVAVPLNGKPLLNHVIDHLKEAGINDIVIVVGYKKEEVQALCAGIPGIRFAEQKEQLGTAHAVLSAEEFVKSHKGPILVACGDVPMITGDTFGSLVSTHVQNEFSATLLSAKVDIPTGYGRIVRNSSGEVTAIVEEKDADAEQKKINEINTGTYVFSSEILFESLRKIGNSNAQGEYYLPDLVELYKKEGKKLGAVILKNSGESQGVNSPADLENLAAVLNGAVAK from the coding sequence ATGGACGCCAAAAAGGAAGCAGTCGCCGTAGTTTTAGCTGCGGGAAAGGGAACCCGCATGAAGACGGAGCTCCCAAAGGTGGCTGTTCCTTTAAATGGAAAGCCCCTTTTAAACCATGTTATTGATCACCTCAAAGAAGCGGGTATCAATGACATAGTCATAGTTGTAGGCTATAAAAAAGAAGAAGTCCAAGCACTTTGCGCAGGAATTCCTGGCATTCGTTTTGCCGAACAAAAAGAGCAATTAGGCACAGCTCACGCAGTATTAAGTGCCGAAGAATTTGTAAAATCCCATAAAGGTCCTATCCTTGTAGCTTGTGGTGATGTCCCAATGATCACTGGGGACACATTCGGTTCTCTCGTTTCCACTCATGTCCAAAATGAATTTTCAGCTACTCTTCTTTCCGCAAAGGTAGATATTCCTACCGGTTACGGAAGGATTGTTCGTAATTCTTCCGGAGAAGTAACCGCAATCGTTGAAGAAAAAGATGCGGACGCGGAACAGAAAAAAATAAACGAGATCAACACCGGAACTTATGTTTTCAGTTCCGAAATTCTTTTCGAATCTCTTAGAAAAATCGGAAATAGCAATGCTCAGGGGGAATATTATCTTCCTGATCTAGTAGAGTTGTACAAAAAAGAAGGAAAAAAGTTGGGCGCAGTAATTCTTAAAAACAGCGGAGAAAGCCAAGGTGTGAATTCTCCTGCAGACTTGGAAAACTTAGCGGCAGTTTTAAATGGAGCGGTGGCAAAATGA
- a CDS encoding helix-turn-helix transcriptional regulator, producing MNPSTKKLQTKLAVIHLLQENKRMSLEDLSKYSGIDDIKDLKKELGKLYMVGSYPYTPDQFVELDYDGETIGIRMPISLEQGLVLSVKEWAMIRKLFLEEGEKETVPSRKKILKSILDKIHTILPSAGIPSENELKKNIEDSISEGKSLQIKYRAQGEAEPESRKVDPWALLSFREEYLIGYCHSRKAPRTFRLDSILQLNRTQENVAEIPDEERKNAISKLKNFLQGGEGDPNFAEIYHTAEVYFNLHSRLHLERTSTKKQIGDTIYYLSKARIRNQDWFLSVLKGFGPNVILHNPPALKERMTAYWESISSDSAY from the coding sequence ATGAATCCAAGTACGAAAAAACTCCAAACCAAATTAGCAGTGATTCATCTTTTGCAGGAAAACAAAAGAATGAGTTTGGAGGATCTTTCCAAGTATTCCGGTATAGATGATATAAAAGATCTTAAAAAAGAACTCGGAAAGTTATACATGGTGGGTTCTTATCCTTATACTCCAGATCAATTTGTGGAATTGGATTATGACGGAGAGACGATCGGTATTCGTATGCCTATAAGTTTGGAGCAAGGGTTAGTCCTAAGCGTTAAAGAATGGGCCATGATCCGAAAATTATTTCTGGAAGAAGGTGAAAAAGAAACAGTTCCTTCCAGAAAAAAGATACTGAAATCTATATTAGATAAAATTCATACAATTCTTCCTTCTGCAGGAATACCTAGCGAGAATGAATTAAAGAAAAATATAGAGGATTCCATTTCCGAAGGTAAATCTTTGCAGATCAAATACCGGGCCCAGGGAGAGGCGGAACCGGAATCCAGAAAAGTGGATCCTTGGGCATTATTAAGTTTCAGGGAAGAATATCTGATCGGCTATTGCCATTCCAGAAAGGCACCCAGAACATTTAGATTGGATTCCATTCTTCAATTGAATAGGACCCAGGAGAATGTTGCCGAAATCCCTGACGAAGAAAGAAAGAATGCGATCTCCAAATTAAAAAATTTCCTGCAAGGAGGAGAAGGGGATCCGAATTTTGCGGAGATCTATCATACTGCAGAGGTATATTTTAATTTGCATTCTCGTTTGCATCTGGAAAGGACTTCTACTAAAAAGCAGATCGGTGATACCATATATTATCTTTCCAAAGCAAGGATCAGAAACCAGGATTGGTTTTTGTCTGTTCTAAAAGGTTTTGGTCCGAATGTAATTCTTCATAATCCGCCTGCGCTAAAGGAAAGAATGACTGCATATTGGGAGAGCATTTCTTCCGATTCAGCCTATTAG
- a CDS encoding helix-turn-helix transcriptional regulator, whose product MKEELDKDIDQEIEPREMNPTEYRLLTLLFNFFRFPDGITLSSLRKIMEGFYDNENRDSDRRKLSRDIEELGALGFHIKYYPQKNGKDFVYVLVKDPLSKTLEFNEEELREISALLLKGYSEAPKYELYTAARKIFAGDLEYFPEMTENPEENSEELGETAFQILEALKNHTPIRIKYYKTFPEDSYSKEADPIRLIRKGGQDHYLLAYDREEKTKKRFVLPKILSVELLQGDLLYQARGAKKETEEDLIIHAGLFPVHEPKNVEWICKEEGLVKAKLFLTGIKYAEEKNKLSFQSTNLEGLLPFLWRWPDAIETVLPEELNNVFRNSIKQISELYEKV is encoded by the coding sequence ATGAAAGAAGAACTAGACAAAGATATAGATCAGGAAATCGAGCCTAGGGAGATGAATCCCACAGAATACAGGCTTCTCACATTATTATTCAATTTTTTCAGATTTCCGGACGGGATCACTCTAAGCTCCTTAAGAAAGATTATGGAGGGATTTTACGATAACGAAAACAGAGACTCTGACAGAAGAAAACTATCCAGAGATATAGAAGAGTTAGGTGCTCTAGGATTTCATATCAAATATTATCCCCAAAAGAACGGAAAAGATTTCGTATACGTGCTCGTAAAAGATCCACTTTCAAAAACTCTAGAGTTTAACGAGGAAGAACTAAGAGAAATTTCCGCACTTCTATTAAAAGGATATTCGGAAGCTCCAAAATACGAACTTTATACCGCCGCTAGAAAAATATTCGCCGGCGATCTGGAATACTTTCCTGAAATGACTGAAAATCCGGAGGAGAATTCGGAAGAGTTAGGAGAAACTGCATTTCAAATTTTAGAAGCACTTAAGAACCATACTCCGATCCGGATCAAATATTATAAAACTTTTCCCGAGGATTCCTATTCGAAAGAAGCCGATCCGATCCGACTCATCCGAAAAGGAGGCCAGGATCATTATCTATTAGCTTACGATAGAGAAGAAAAAACCAAAAAAAGATTCGTCCTTCCAAAGATCCTATCTGTGGAACTCCTACAAGGAGATCTGCTCTACCAGGCAAGAGGAGCCAAAAAAGAAACGGAAGAAGATCTGATTATACACGCAGGATTATTCCCGGTCCACGAGCCTAAAAATGTGGAGTGGATTTGCAAAGAAGAAGGTCTCGTAAAAGCAAAACTATTCCTGACAGGAATCAAATATGCCGAAGAGAAAAATAAACTCAGTTTCCAATCTACCAACCTGGAAGGATTATTACCATTCTTATGGAGATGGCCGGATGCGATTGAAACAGTTCTTCCTGAAGAATTGAATAACGTATTCAGAAACTCGATAAAACAGATCTCAGAACTCTACGAAAAAGTATAA
- a CDS encoding M48 family metallopeptidase yields the protein MKLKNILFSLFSLQILLTLIMKYFSYQGDLSPELHERILKYFTLDDINSGIEYERRGFFVSIIGSLLDFALAGAFVFSPISVKLEEYFRKKTGDRFYPTVFLFFAAFYLVEFIISLPFSYYFGYVIEHEFQFSNMNLTDWILFKAKSFGLGFLFGGLVVLVVAFVLKNLPRAWKYILPILSLGFGLLMSVLYPIVITPIFYDYGPIQEGSLKTKILALGQKANIQVENIYVINESKYSGHTNAYFTGWGESKKIFLYDTLINNHTEEEVVSVLGHEIGHWVHNHQMIEIALSTLETFLLCFLLGYVFKKVKEEGSIPLKEFYSPSSLPFLFLILSLVGTILGPFSATLSRTLETQADREALVLTNDKKSFISTEIKLAKDNKSRLNPHKLEVIFEHSHPTTIERIEFAESWK from the coding sequence ATGAAACTTAAGAACATTCTATTCTCCTTATTTTCCCTACAGATTTTACTCACACTCATAATGAAATATTTCTCCTACCAAGGAGATCTATCTCCGGAACTGCATGAAAGAATTCTAAAGTATTTTACCCTAGATGATATCAACTCAGGGATAGAATACGAGAGAAGAGGATTTTTCGTCTCCATTATAGGTTCCTTATTGGACTTTGCCTTGGCAGGAGCATTTGTATTTTCCCCAATCTCGGTAAAGTTAGAGGAATACTTCCGCAAAAAAACGGGAGATAGATTTTATCCGACGGTATTTTTATTTTTTGCTGCCTTCTATCTTGTGGAATTTATCATTTCGCTGCCGTTTAGCTATTATTTTGGATATGTCATAGAACACGAGTTTCAATTCTCCAATATGAACTTAACCGATTGGATCTTATTTAAGGCGAAGTCTTTTGGGTTAGGATTTTTATTTGGTGGATTGGTAGTTTTGGTAGTTGCGTTCGTGCTTAAAAATCTTCCCCGCGCTTGGAAATATATACTGCCAATTTTATCGCTTGGATTCGGATTACTCATGTCGGTCCTATATCCAATCGTCATCACACCGATCTTTTATGATTATGGCCCAATCCAAGAAGGAAGTTTAAAGACAAAAATATTAGCTCTCGGCCAAAAAGCAAATATACAAGTAGAGAATATCTATGTGATCAACGAGAGCAAATACTCCGGTCATACAAATGCATACTTCACAGGCTGGGGAGAAAGTAAAAAGATCTTCTTATACGATACACTTATCAATAACCACACGGAAGAAGAAGTAGTAAGTGTGCTTGGACACGAAATAGGACATTGGGTTCATAACCACCAAATGATAGAGATTGCGCTGAGCACTCTGGAAACATTCTTACTATGTTTCTTACTCGGATACGTATTCAAAAAAGTAAAAGAAGAAGGATCGATCCCGTTAAAGGAATTTTATTCTCCTTCTTCCTTACCATTTCTGTTCCTGATATTATCTCTCGTTGGAACAATACTTGGACCTTTTTCAGCAACTCTTTCCAGAACTCTGGAAACCCAAGCAGATCGAGAAGCACTCGTATTAACCAATGATAAAAAATCATTTATCAGCACTGAGATCAAACTTGCAAAAGATAATAAATCCAGGCTGAACCCTCACAAACTAGAAGTGATCTTTGAACATTCTCATCCGACAACGATCGAAAGGATTGAGTTTGCAGAAAGCTGGAAGTAG
- a CDS encoding DJ-1/PfpI family protein has product MKHLSPQPNRFVKLFCGSLALLLLFGFVEYGISSEITKVQIQEEGSKIPTYQSRFGRKQPIIAVIGENRMTELTDFMIPYGVLTSAKIAKVISVFPKTGPVQMFPALKIEAEKSFDLFDSEYPEGADYVIVPAVHYSNDPSLLSFVQKQLAKGSTIVGVCDGVWVLANAGVLKDHKATGHWFSFSNLEKEFPETSWIKDRRYVADRKIITTTGITASIPVSLTLIEAISGKEKVIEVAASLGAKDWKPTHKSSDFYLSGKDMYIAAKNYLGFWNYENLGVQVSDGIDEVVLALQADSFSRTYRSEVFSVSDQKQIRTKSGLLLHVDKTQAEAASLDSILENLNGIAAVTAYDKNLAEIESRYGTNTAAFVALQMEYPWRR; this is encoded by the coding sequence ATGAAACATCTTAGCCCCCAACCAAATCGTTTTGTAAAATTATTCTGCGGGAGTTTGGCTCTCTTACTTTTATTCGGATTTGTAGAATACGGAATATCTTCCGAAATCACAAAAGTCCAGATCCAAGAAGAAGGTTCCAAAATCCCAACCTATCAGTCCAGATTCGGCAGAAAGCAGCCAATCATTGCAGTGATCGGTGAGAATCGAATGACTGAACTGACTGATTTTATGATCCCTTATGGAGTTTTAACTTCCGCTAAAATCGCAAAAGTGATTTCTGTTTTTCCCAAAACCGGGCCAGTCCAAATGTTTCCCGCATTAAAAATAGAAGCTGAGAAGTCCTTCGATCTTTTTGATTCGGAATATCCGGAAGGTGCGGATTATGTGATCGTGCCTGCTGTCCATTATTCGAATGATCCTAGTCTTCTATCATTCGTACAAAAACAATTAGCCAAAGGTTCTACGATTGTAGGTGTATGCGATGGAGTTTGGGTGCTTGCAAATGCAGGTGTTTTGAAAGATCATAAGGCAACCGGCCACTGGTTTTCTTTTTCTAATTTAGAGAAAGAGTTTCCTGAGACCTCATGGATCAAGGATAGAAGATACGTTGCAGACAGAAAGATCATCACTACTACAGGGATCACTGCTTCCATTCCTGTTTCTTTGACACTAATAGAAGCAATCTCCGGAAAAGAAAAAGTTATAGAGGTCGCTGCAAGCTTAGGAGCAAAAGATTGGAAACCCACTCATAAAAGTTCCGATTTTTATTTAAGCGGTAAAGATATGTATATTGCTGCGAAAAACTATCTAGGCTTTTGGAATTATGAGAATTTAGGAGTTCAAGTTTCTGATGGAATCGATGAAGTAGTATTAGCTCTGCAAGCGGATTCTTTTTCCAGAACCTATAGATCGGAAGTATTTTCCGTTTCCGACCAAAAACAAATCCGAACCAAATCCGGTTTGTTATTACATGTAGATAAAACGCAAGCAGAAGCCGCAAGCTTAGATTCTATTTTAGAAAATCTGAATGGAATTGCGGCAGTAACTGCTTATGATAAGAACTTAGCGGAGATTGAGTCCAGATACGGAACAAACACTGCGGCTTTTGTGGCTCTACAGATGGAATATCCTTGGAGAAGATAA
- a CDS encoding 4-(cytidine 5'-diphospho)-2-C-methyl-D-erythritol kinase gives MLSPAKINLGLEIPYKRPDGFHEIRSVFLRLNWGDDIQIEPITPGSFELVSNNQIILEKRRLYDEVSEKGDLSKNILFKTFSKIRAHFGELPGVRIHLTKKIPPAAGLGGGSTNAASLFSFYFGLSPEFNSDYIFKLAAEIGADVPFFLSENHCLVSGKGEILKDIQVHPGQGILALTPQVLSTAEMYAGLKKPLQADPPSKRWISLGNDVEFSLKEGNWAALREKLVNDFEPLAFQKFPQLGKLKESFLANGASYSSLTGSGSCIYGLVQGLEIREELLAKMQTEFPDLTFVSFNY, from the coding sequence TTGCTTTCTCCCGCTAAGATCAACTTAGGATTAGAGATCCCATACAAAAGACCTGACGGATTTCATGAGATCCGAAGTGTATTCTTACGTTTGAATTGGGGAGATGATATTCAGATCGAGCCGATTACTCCCGGATCTTTTGAATTGGTTTCTAATAATCAGATCATTTTAGAAAAGAGACGTCTGTACGACGAGGTTTCTGAGAAAGGAGACTTAAGTAAGAATATTCTTTTCAAAACATTCTCCAAGATTAGGGCTCATTTCGGAGAACTTCCTGGCGTGAGGATACATCTTACTAAAAAAATTCCTCCTGCTGCGGGCCTGGGAGGGGGATCTACAAACGCTGCATCACTTTTCTCTTTTTATTTTGGCCTGAGCCCGGAGTTTAATTCGGATTATATTTTTAAACTGGCGGCAGAGATCGGCGCTGACGTTCCCTTCTTCTTATCCGAAAATCATTGTTTGGTGTCTGGAAAAGGTGAGATCTTGAAGGACATTCAAGTGCATCCTGGACAGGGAATTTTAGCCTTAACTCCTCAGGTGCTCTCGACCGCTGAAATGTACGCAGGTCTCAAAAAGCCTTTACAAGCCGACCCTCCCTCGAAAAGATGGATTTCTCTAGGCAATGACGTCGAGTTTTCTTTAAAAGAAGGGAATTGGGCGGCTTTGAGAGAAAAGCTCGTAAACGACTTCGAGCCTCTTGCCTTCCAAAAGTTTCCCCAGCTAGGGAAATTAAAGGAAAGTTTTTTGGCGAATGGAGCTAGTTACTCCTCCTTAACTGGATCAGGATCTTGTATCTATGGTTTGGTGCAGGGATTGGAAATACGGGAAGAGCTGTTAGCCAAAATGCAAACGGAATTTCCCGACCTTACGTTTGTAAGCTTTAATTATTAA